The Oculatellaceae cyanobacterium genome contains a region encoding:
- the sbcD gene encoding exonuclease subunit SbcD, whose protein sequence is MIKILHLSDIHMGSGFSHGRINPETGLNTRLEDFMKTLSLCIDKATTEPVDLVLFGGDAFPDATPPPFVQEAFASQFRRLVDAQIPTVLLVGNHDQHSQGQGGASLCIYRTLGVPGFVVGDRIATHRIPTRHGMVQILTLPWLTRSALLTKPETENLSLTEINKLLIERLEPVLEGEIRRLDPEAPTVVLAHLMADNANLGAERFLAVGKGFTIPLSLLIRPCFDYVALGHVHRHQNLNKSNDPPVIYPGSIERVDFSEEKEDKGYILLELEKGKAEWQFCPLPVRTFRTIDVDISSSDDPQAALLKAIGKKDIKDAVVRLIYKLRSEQLDEIDTASIHQALSEAHTYSIQAELVSQLARPRLPELGSSASIDPMEALKTYLDNREDLKDISGYMLEAAQRLLAAEEEAWSNSLDAEDDIDKSSKKQLQTSNKSSQLRLL, encoded by the coding sequence GTGATTAAAATCCTCCACCTATCCGACATTCACATGGGAAGCGGTTTTTCCCACGGACGGATTAATCCAGAAACAGGATTAAATACGCGGTTGGAGGATTTTATGAAAACTCTGTCGCTGTGCATTGATAAAGCAACAACAGAACCTGTTGATTTAGTCTTATTTGGTGGCGATGCTTTTCCTGATGCTACGCCGCCGCCTTTTGTGCAAGAAGCATTTGCTAGTCAGTTTCGCCGTTTAGTCGATGCTCAAATTCCTACTGTATTGTTGGTAGGAAATCACGATCAGCATTCACAAGGACAAGGTGGTGCTAGTTTATGTATCTATCGTACATTAGGGGTACCTGGGTTTGTAGTGGGCGATCGCATCGCTACCCATCGCATCCCAACTCGTCATGGTATGGTTCAGATACTAACCCTTCCTTGGCTTACTCGTTCGGCATTACTAACTAAACCAGAAACCGAAAATCTTTCCCTGACAGAAATTAATAAGTTATTAATAGAGCGCCTCGAACCCGTATTAGAAGGGGAAATTCGGCGTTTAGACCCAGAAGCCCCAACAGTTGTTCTAGCTCACTTAATGGCAGATAACGCCAATTTAGGAGCAGAACGCTTTTTAGCAGTAGGAAAAGGCTTCACTATTCCCCTATCCTTACTAATTCGTCCTTGTTTTGACTACGTGGCATTAGGTCACGTCCACCGCCACCAAAACTTAAATAAATCGAACGACCCCCCTGTAATTTATCCAGGCAGTATTGAGCGAGTCGATTTTTCTGAAGAAAAAGAAGACAAAGGCTATATATTACTTGAGCTAGAAAAAGGCAAAGCTGAATGGCAATTCTGCCCTTTACCAGTCCGCACCTTCCGCACCATTGATGTAGACATATCTTCTTCAGATGACCCACAAGCTGCGCTACTCAAAGCTATAGGCAAAAAAGATATCAAAGACGCTGTAGTGCGATTAATTTACAAACTGCGTTCTGAACAACTTGATGAAATTGACACAGCATCTATACATCAAGCATTAAGTGAAGCTCATACCTATAGTATTCAAGCAGAATTAGTTAGTCAGTTAGCCCGACCCCGTTTGCCAGAACTTGGTTCAAGCGCCAGTATTGACCCAATGGAAGCGTTAAAAACTTATCTTGATAATCGGGAAGACCTCAAAGATATTTCTGGTTATATGCTAGAAGCAGCACAAAGGTTACTAGCTGCTGAGGAAGAAGCATGGTCTAATAGCCTTGATGCTGAGGATGACATAGATAAGTCATCAAAAAAACAGTTGCAGACGAGTAATAAATCGAGTCAACTACGCCTGTTGTAA
- a CDS encoding APC family permease, which translates to MSLSGLKRLLVGESLPTSAHAEERLSNAAALAVLSSDALSSVAYATEEILLVLVAAGSAALSLSLPIAAMIILLLGIVILSYRQTIKAYPMGGGSYIVARENLGLYAGLIAGGSLLIDYILTVTVSISAGTAALTSAIPALQPYTVGLGIIFVFLIMLANLRGVRESGNIFMIPTYAFVVSIFVLIAIGLFQKFTGHSPEAYPDIPVSEPLTLFFILRAFSAGCTALTGVEAISDGVLAFKSPEWENARKTLLYMGVILGIMFIGITYLARSYHIVPEEGQTAVSLLGRQILGNNNPFYYFIQIATLLILLLAANTSYADFPRLGYFLARDGFLPRQLSLLGDRLVYSNGIIVLSISAALLIIVFKGQVNAIIPLYAVGVFTSFTLSQAGMVVHWYKEKAPNWAAGAVMNGLGATATAVVLVVIVITKFLGGAWLVVVAIPLLVGLFLAINRHYKYVAQRLSLQDLPPRGYIPRPKTEVVTHPAIVIVGQLNRGTVEALDYARSIADEIVAINVAIGNTDREKLQQKWQQFEPDIPLHILDSPYRSVIEPILDFVSEYEDKHPGVLFTVIIPTFVTRNWWEGFLHNQTAFFLKQALRAQKSRVVTTVRYYL; encoded by the coding sequence ATGTCATTGTCTGGGCTTAAGCGACTGCTGGTAGGTGAAAGCTTGCCAACGAGTGCTCATGCCGAAGAAAGATTAAGTAATGCCGCAGCCTTAGCGGTTCTTTCTTCTGATGCTCTCTCCTCCGTTGCTTATGCAACAGAAGAAATTTTATTAGTGCTGGTGGCTGCTGGGAGTGCTGCCCTGAGTTTGTCTCTCCCAATTGCTGCAATGATTATCTTGCTGCTAGGAATAGTAATACTGTCTTATCGACAGACGATTAAAGCTTATCCAATGGGAGGCGGCTCTTACATCGTTGCTCGTGAGAATCTAGGTTTATATGCGGGTTTAATAGCAGGTGGTTCACTGCTGATTGACTACATCTTGACGGTGACAGTAAGTATTTCTGCGGGTACAGCCGCACTTACGTCAGCCATTCCAGCATTACAACCCTATACAGTAGGATTGGGCATAATTTTCGTATTTTTAATTATGCTGGCAAATCTTAGGGGGGTCAGGGAATCAGGCAATATCTTTATGATTCCCACTTATGCCTTTGTTGTGAGTATTTTCGTATTGATTGCCATTGGGTTATTTCAAAAATTTACTGGTCATTCACCAGAAGCTTATCCTGATATTCCAGTCAGTGAACCACTAACATTATTTTTTATTCTGAGAGCTTTCTCTGCTGGATGTACTGCATTAACAGGAGTAGAAGCTATTTCCGATGGCGTATTAGCTTTTAAATCTCCAGAGTGGGAAAATGCCCGCAAGACATTGCTGTACATGGGTGTGATTCTCGGAATTATGTTTATTGGAATTACTTACTTAGCCCGCAGTTACCATATTGTTCCTGAAGAGGGACAAACAGCAGTGTCTCTGTTGGGTCGTCAGATTTTGGGCAATAATAACCCTTTTTATTACTTTATCCAAATAGCTACACTGTTGATTTTACTTTTAGCAGCTAATACCAGCTATGCGGATTTTCCTAGACTTGGTTACTTTTTGGCGCGTGATGGGTTTTTGCCAAGACAACTATCGCTGTTAGGCGATCGCTTAGTCTACTCTAATGGCATTATTGTTTTGAGTATTAGTGCTGCTTTGTTAATCATTGTGTTTAAGGGGCAAGTCAACGCAATTATTCCCTTATACGCAGTGGGTGTATTCACTTCATTTACCTTATCCCAAGCGGGAATGGTAGTTCACTGGTACAAAGAGAAGGCACCCAACTGGGCTGCGGGTGCTGTGATGAACGGCTTGGGTGCAACGGCGACAGCAGTTGTGTTGGTTGTAATTGTCATCACTAAATTTTTAGGCGGTGCTTGGTTAGTGGTTGTGGCGATTCCTTTATTAGTAGGCTTATTTTTAGCAATTAATCGTCACTATAAATATGTAGCACAGCGACTTAGCCTTCAAGATTTGCCACCTAGAGGTTATATTCCCCGACCTAAAACTGAAGTTGTTACTCATCCGGCAATTGTGATTGTAGGGCAACTAAATCGAGGAACAGTTGAAGCGTTAGATTATGCCCGTAGTATTGCCGATGAAATTGTAGCTATCAATGTTGCTATTGGTAATACAGACCGAGAAAAACTACAACAAAAATGGCAACAGTTTGAGCCAGATATTCCCTTACATATTCTGGACTCGCCTTATCGCTCGGTGATTGAGCCAATTTTAGATTTTGTAAGCGAGTATGAAGATAAACATCCTGGCGTGTTGTTTACAGTCATCATTCCTACTTTTGTGACACGAAATTGGTGGGAAGGTTTTTTACACAACCAAACGGCTTTCTTTTTAAAGCAAGCTTTACGCGCTCAAAAAAGCCGAGTGGTTACTACTGTAAGATATTACCTCTAA
- the cysH gene encoding phosphoadenosine phosphosulfate reductase, whose translation MTHPTTSAVQISQIDLDALNKRFDKAYPKEILRWCVENIPSGFVQTSAFNVDDMVITDILYRELKPAIPVPVMFLDTLYHFPQTLELVAKSKEIYNLDLKVYKTPDVNSREEFAAKYGEALWDTDIAKFHDITKIEPLQRGLSELNTVAWITGRRRDQAVTRAEMPVFELDSNGRLKVNPLASWTRKESWAYVFEHDVIYNPLHDQGYPSIGDEPITTQVKEGEDERAGRWRGSDKTECGIHI comes from the coding sequence ATGACCCACCCCACAACATCGGCGGTTCAAATTTCTCAAATTGACCTGGATGCACTGAACAAAAGATTTGATAAGGCATATCCAAAAGAGATTCTGCGTTGGTGTGTAGAGAATATCCCCAGCGGATTTGTGCAGACAAGCGCCTTTAATGTGGATGACATGGTGATTACGGATATTCTCTATCGAGAACTGAAACCAGCCATCCCAGTGCCAGTGATGTTTCTCGACACACTCTACCACTTCCCACAAACTTTGGAACTTGTTGCCAAAAGTAAAGAAATCTACAATCTGGATTTAAAAGTTTACAAAACACCTGATGTGAATTCCCGCGAAGAGTTTGCAGCCAAATATGGTGAAGCACTTTGGGATACAGATATTGCCAAATTCCACGACATTACCAAGATTGAACCTCTCCAACGGGGTCTAAGCGAACTGAATACAGTGGCATGGATTACAGGTCGTCGTCGTGACCAAGCTGTGACCCGCGCTGAGATGCCAGTATTTGAGCTAGATTCAAATGGTCGCCTGAAGGTCAATCCTTTAGCTAGCTGGACTCGTAAAGAAAGTTGGGCTTATGTATTTGAGCATGACGTAATTTATAACCCACTGCATGACCAAGGTTATCCCAGCATTGGCGACGAACCAATTACCACCCAAGTAAAAGAAGGTGAAGACGAACGTGCTGGTCGTTGGCGTGGAAGTGATAAAACTGAGTGTGGAATTCATATTTAA
- a CDS encoding glutaredoxin family protein, whose translation MRLILYSKVGCHLCEGLQEKLEQIQSIDVELEIRDINNRDEWFQAYQYEVPVLYREKDGREEQLPRPSPRASVRQLEQMLQKYQ comes from the coding sequence ATGCGGTTAATACTTTATAGCAAAGTTGGCTGTCACTTATGCGAAGGATTACAAGAAAAGTTAGAACAAATTCAAAGCATTGACGTTGAGTTAGAGATCCGAGATATCAATAATCGTGATGAGTGGTTTCAAGCTTATCAGTATGAGGTTCCGGTGTTATATCGGGAAAAAGACGGTAGAGAGGAACAACTGCCGCGTCCTTCTCCCCGTGCGAGTGTACGGCAGTTGGAACAAATGTTACAGAAATATCAATAA
- a CDS encoding UDP-N-acetylmuramoyl-L-alanyl-D-glutamate--2,6-diaminopimelate ligase — MKLRELLETVPNLLETPNHPALDAEVKGLKTNSHACQAGDLFIGMPGTRVDGGEFWHSAIASGAIAAIVSPQAAQKHPISDACVVSAADMTQACAAVATAFYGYPGRQLQLIGVTGTNGKTTTTHLIEYLLNHAQKPTALFGTLYTRWSGYQEIATHTTPFAVELQKQLADAIAAGCKMGVMEVSSHALAQGRVLGCPFEVAVFTNLTQDHLDYHRDMEDYFAAKALLFSPDYLQGRAVINLDDDYGKRLIEKLRPEKVWSYSVNDSKADLWTSDLNYGQTGVSGMLHTPVGEMAFSSPLVGQYNLENLLAAVGTVLHLGLDLESVVQALPQFVGVPGRMERVQITPEQDISVIVDYAHTPDSLENLLKAARPFIKGKMICVFGCGGDRDRTKRPKMGAIAAELADQVVVTSDNPRTEDPEKILQDVLAGIPESVKPIVNSDRATAIHTAILEAKSGDGVLIAGKGHEDYQILGTEKIHFDDREQARDALSKRF, encoded by the coding sequence ATGAAGTTACGAGAGTTATTAGAAACTGTTCCTAATTTATTGGAAACGCCTAATCATCCGGCGTTGGATGCTGAAGTTAAAGGTTTGAAAACTAATTCTCATGCTTGTCAAGCAGGGGATTTGTTTATTGGGATGCCAGGAACTAGGGTTGATGGTGGGGAGTTTTGGCATAGTGCGATCGCATCTGGTGCGATCGCTGCTATAGTTTCCCCACAAGCAGCACAAAAACATCCAATCTCAGATGCTTGTGTGGTTTCAGCAGCAGATATGACTCAAGCTTGTGCTGCTGTAGCGACGGCTTTTTATGGCTATCCAGGGCGACAATTACAATTGATTGGCGTTACGGGTACAAATGGCAAAACTACCACGACTCATTTAATTGAATATCTGTTAAATCATGCCCAGAAACCAACAGCTTTATTCGGTACACTATACACCCGTTGGTCTGGTTATCAGGAAATTGCTACACATACCACGCCGTTTGCGGTGGAATTGCAAAAACAATTAGCTGATGCGATCGCTGCTGGGTGCAAAATGGGGGTAATGGAAGTTAGTTCTCATGCGCTGGCACAGGGAAGGGTGTTAGGTTGCCCGTTTGAAGTGGCGGTGTTTACCAATTTGACGCAGGATCATTTAGATTATCACCGCGATATGGAAGATTATTTTGCGGCTAAAGCTTTGCTATTTAGCCCTGATTATCTTCAAGGGCGGGCTGTAATTAATTTAGATGATGATTACGGAAAGCGGTTAATTGAAAAACTACGCCCAGAAAAAGTTTGGAGTTATAGCGTTAACGATTCTAAGGCAGATTTGTGGACTAGCGATCTTAATTATGGGCAAACAGGTGTGAGTGGAATGCTACATACACCTGTGGGTGAGATGGCTTTTTCTTCACCGTTGGTAGGTCAGTATAATTTAGAAAATTTACTTGCAGCAGTAGGGACTGTTTTACATTTAGGTTTGGATCTAGAATCTGTGGTGCAAGCGTTACCACAATTTGTGGGGGTTCCAGGGCGGATGGAACGGGTGCAAATAACACCTGAACAAGATATTAGTGTGATTGTAGATTATGCCCATACGCCGGATAGTTTGGAAAATTTACTAAAAGCGGCGCGACCTTTTATTAAGGGTAAAATGATTTGTGTGTTTGGTTGTGGGGGCGATCGCGATCGCACTAAGCGTCCGAAAATGGGTGCAATTGCAGCAGAACTTGCCGATCAAGTCGTAGTGACTTCTGATAACCCGCGTACTGAAGATCCAGAAAAAATTCTGCAAGATGTTTTAGCTGGAATACCTGAGTCAGTTAAACCAATAGTAAATAGCGATCGCGCTACTGCAATTCACACAGCTATTTTAGAAGCAAAATCTGGTGATGGTGTGTTAATTGCTGGTAAAGGGCATGAAGATTATCAAATATTGGGAACTGAAAAAATCCACTTTGACGACCGCGAACAAGCAAGAGATGCTTTAAGCAAAAGGTTTTAA